From the Elusimicrobia bacterium HGW-Elusimicrobia-1 genome, one window contains:
- a CDS encoding nucleoside-diphosphate sugar epimerase has protein sequence MRTNSTFLAMLNKYRRAAVVSLHIFFIIISYLAAFYIRFEFSFPSRYWQVVFRTIPLLLFIKLLYFHFFGLFGGLWRYASISDLWRIIWGNILSSLTFVIAVANYHGFLGFPRSVIMIDFFICSALVSGVRLTSRMLRERGKIDLSSDKKKVVIVGAGDAGISILRECRNNPHIDYEIVGFIDDDPLKKGHHIYGVKVHGGRAEIPRLVEILEADEIILAIPSAKGSAIREILAYCESTKAGIKIVPGMDKIISGAMELKPRSVRPDDLLGRKPVSVNESEIRNCLSGKRVLVTGAGGSIGSELARQISRFNPENLILLDNHENYLYYLGVEFATKNPGLKFKSVIADIKDVRALVHIFREFEPHAVFHAAAHKHVPLMEENPAAAIKNNIIGTRNLIYAAHHYKTERFVLISTDKAVNPANVMGATKRIAEMILQAKALRSETRFMAVRFGNVLGSTGSVIPLFKKQIEEGGPVTVTHPEVKRYFMSIPEAARLVLQAGALGKGGEIFVLDMGEQIKIVEIARNLIALSGLKPDKDIQIIFTGLRPGEKLYEEILLDKEKSAVTKHNMIFVSQAAEFDLRKIRRDVDELKIMAERAKDKAIIAKFREMIPGYTGGELTGDGTAGRKTDVK, from the coding sequence ATGAGAACAAATTCTACGTTTCTCGCAATGCTAAATAAATACCGGCGGGCGGCCGTCGTGTCTCTTCACATATTTTTTATAATAATTTCCTATTTGGCGGCCTTTTACATAAGGTTCGAATTTTCCTTTCCTTCCAGATACTGGCAAGTAGTTTTCAGAACCATCCCCCTGCTTCTTTTCATCAAACTGCTGTATTTCCATTTCTTCGGATTGTTCGGCGGATTGTGGCGCTATGCCTCGATAAGCGACTTGTGGAGAATAATCTGGGGAAATATACTTTCATCTCTGACATTCGTAATCGCAGTAGCGAATTACCACGGTTTTCTGGGTTTTCCGCGTTCGGTGATAATGATAGATTTTTTTATCTGTTCGGCTCTCGTATCCGGCGTGCGCCTGACAAGCAGAATGCTCAGAGAACGGGGGAAAATAGATCTTTCTTCCGATAAGAAAAAGGTAGTGATAGTCGGCGCCGGCGACGCGGGCATTTCAATATTGAGAGAATGCCGCAATAACCCGCATATAGATTACGAAATAGTTGGCTTCATTGACGACGACCCCTTAAAAAAAGGTCATCACATATACGGAGTCAAGGTACACGGCGGACGCGCGGAGATACCGCGGCTCGTAGAGATACTCGAAGCCGACGAAATAATACTGGCTATACCCTCGGCAAAAGGTTCGGCCATCCGCGAGATACTGGCTTATTGCGAATCCACAAAAGCCGGAATAAAGATAGTGCCGGGGATGGACAAAATAATATCGGGAGCGATGGAACTCAAGCCCCGAAGCGTGCGTCCCGATGATTTGCTCGGCAGAAAGCCGGTGTCCGTAAACGAATCCGAAATAAGAAATTGTCTTTCGGGAAAAAGAGTTCTTGTGACCGGCGCGGGCGGGTCGATAGGCAGCGAACTTGCAAGACAAATATCGCGCTTCAATCCGGAAAATCTCATACTTCTGGACAACCACGAGAATTACCTCTACTATCTCGGAGTGGAATTTGCGACTAAAAATCCGGGGCTGAAGTTCAAAAGCGTCATCGCCGATATCAAAGACGTAAGGGCCCTGGTTCATATATTCAGAGAGTTTGAGCCACACGCCGTTTTTCACGCAGCGGCTCACAAACACGTGCCTCTTATGGAAGAAAATCCTGCGGCGGCCATCAAAAATAACATCATCGGCACGCGCAATCTGATATACGCCGCGCATCACTATAAAACGGAAAGATTCGTACTGATTTCGACGGACAAGGCGGTAAATCCCGCCAATGTAATGGGCGCCACAAAAAGAATCGCGGAGATGATACTTCAGGCCAAAGCCCTCCGGAGCGAAACAAGATTTATGGCCGTGAGATTCGGCAATGTGCTGGGCTCGACGGGCAGCGTGATACCGCTTTTCAAGAAACAGATAGAGGAGGGGGGGCCGGTCACCGTGACGCATCCGGAAGTGAAAAGATATTTTATGAGCATACCCGAAGCCGCGCGGCTGGTTTTGCAGGCGGGCGCGTTGGGCAAGGGCGGAGAAATATTCGTGCTGGATATGGGCGAACAAATAAAGATTGTGGAAATCGCCCGGAATCTCATAGCCCTTTCCGGACTAAAGCCCGATAAAGACATACAGATAATATTCACCGGACTTCGTCCCGGCGAAAAACTCTACGAGGAAATTCTGCTCGACAAAGAAAAAAGCGCGGTCACAAAACACAATATGATTTTCGTGTCGCAGGCGGCAGAATTCGACTTGCGGAAAATACGCCGCGACGTCGACGAACTCAAAATTATGGCCGAGCGGGCCAAAGACAAAGCCATCATAGCCAAATTCAGAGAAATGATACCAGGTTATACCGGCGGCGAACTGACCGGAGACGGAACTGCGGGTCGCAAAACGGATGTCAAATAA